One genomic segment of Amycolatopsis sp. WQ 127309 includes these proteins:
- a CDS encoding NaeI family type II restriction endonuclease: MTKTPLPGPGDLCQPDPRKAGLRLAHPVVAPADDAELQQVYGWLKFRPITHLLRGAVDNAVRYVLDGARTWRFDLMSDEVDSDERSSVGTKLQYHVIESLGLRKEPPLDTTIMDIPVEIKGTVRQTWMIPREGQCEITLMIQIDARQHRFRALLMRAHRAWLTGKQGNRDLKRSPRADAVSQYALEIAPWTDLPPEPLRKLTPDQLRVVFGRDGMRKRLIALFGYLREEVIPRTTITTVGAGLGDPLKRAREAKPDVLKDHDLVVLVGTWQSDLDAAAKLGYDIKNEAWVAVPREKLAGLGLSPEDFRH; encoded by the coding sequence GTGACCAAGACCCCGTTACCCGGCCCCGGCGACCTGTGCCAGCCAGACCCCCGCAAGGCCGGGCTACGGCTAGCGCACCCCGTCGTTGCTCCCGCGGACGACGCGGAGCTGCAACAGGTCTACGGGTGGCTGAAGTTCCGGCCGATCACCCACCTCCTGCGCGGCGCGGTCGACAACGCCGTCCGTTACGTTTTGGATGGCGCTCGGACCTGGCGGTTCGACCTCATGAGCGACGAAGTCGACTCCGACGAACGCTCATCGGTGGGCACCAAGCTGCAGTACCATGTGATCGAGTCTCTGGGTCTGAGGAAAGAGCCCCCGCTCGACACGACCATCATGGACATCCCGGTCGAGATCAAGGGTACGGTCCGGCAAACTTGGATGATCCCGCGCGAAGGACAGTGCGAGATCACGCTGATGATCCAGATCGACGCCCGCCAGCACCGCTTCCGTGCGCTTCTCATGCGCGCCCACCGGGCATGGCTCACCGGGAAGCAGGGAAACCGGGACCTGAAACGTTCGCCACGTGCCGACGCAGTCAGTCAATACGCGCTCGAAATCGCACCCTGGACCGACCTCCCGCCCGAGCCGCTGCGCAAGCTGACACCCGATCAGCTGCGAGTCGTCTTCGGCCGGGACGGTATGCGCAAACGCCTGATCGCATTGTTCGGCTACCTGCGCGAAGAGGTTATCCCCCGGACGACGATCACCACCGTGGGCGCCGGCCTAGGCGATCCACTCAAGCGGGCACGCGAAGCCAAGCCAGACGTCCTCAAAGACCATGACCTGGTCGTGCTGGTCGGGACCTGGCAGTCAGACCTCGACGCCGCAGCGAAGCTCGGCTACGACATCAAGAACGAAGCCTGGGTCGCAGTACCACGGGAAAAACTCGCGGGGCTAGGCCTCAGCCCAGAAGACTTCAGACACTGA